One Oryza glaberrima chromosome 11, OglaRS2, whole genome shotgun sequence genomic region harbors:
- the LOC127755244 gene encoding uncharacterized protein LOC127755244 has protein sequence MTEIQHSDLGEKASLVAAAAAAGEEHERHTSDLLRRRAIRLRRAELSKLGEDPERDRRDREATLIVLTLLLALAMPILLWLSAGEAPAPLLVWRLSLLLSTYFFLCANVLFVTKSFCAIVVDVYFGALLAYYADHVLGTRIGTVTIYLNSIFTAAFAGYALAERRRSDGTEQSADNVPAFADDEEEEYARAVLISSAAVISITLLFPTAYVSWMILCPYATTVEDVLRDLSYTILAYLFFATTLVTRHLLRGALLGDGRFYVFIVVFSIITVLPLFFAGIFGDVAGIVVIWLGIIALAVLFGYSVAIYSYYTQIQTMRSSQPPSEKADAEKKELDEISRDKLEHTSSPGRSTHVHSNPHSSASSSAEGSPSTHH, from the exons ATGACCGAGATCCAGCACTCCGACCTGGGGGAGAAGGCGAGCCtcgtcgcagcggcggcggcggccggggaggagcaCGAGCGCCACACCAgcgacctcctccgccgccgcgccatccgcctccgccgcgccgagctGAGCAAGCTCGGCGAGGACCCGGAGAGGGACCGCAGGGACCGGGAGGCCACGCTGATCGTGCTCACACTCCTCCTCGCGCTGGCGATGCCGATCCTCCTCTGGCTCTccgccggcgaggcgccggcgccgctcctcgTGTGGaggctctccctcctcctctccacctacTTCTTCCTCTGCGCCAACGTCCTCTTCGTCACCAAGAGCTTCTgcgccatcgtcgtcgacgTCTACTTCGGCGCCCTGCTCGCCTACTACGCCGACCACGTCTTGGGCACAAGAATCGGGACGGTCACAATCTACCTCAACTCCATCTTCACCGCGGCCTTCGCCGGCTACGCcctcgccgagcgccgccggAGCGACGGCACCGAGCAATCCGCCGACAACGTCCCCGCcttcgccgacgacgaggaggaggagtacgcGCGCGCCGTGCTcatctcgtcggcggcggtgatcTCAATTACTTTGCTTTTTCCTACCGCCTATGTTTCTTGGATGATTCTGTGCCCGTACGCCACCACTGTGGAGGATGTTCTGCGTGATCTTTCTTATACCATCTTGGCTTATCTCTTCTTTGCGACCACTTTGGTCACGCGGCACCTCTTGCGAGGGGCTCTTCTTGGAGATGGGAGATTTTACGTTTTTATCGTCGTGTTCTCCATCATCACAGTTTTACCATTGTTCTTCGCTGGTATTTTCGGCGATGTTGCTGGGATTGTTGTGATTTGGCTCGGTATTATAGCGCTCGCTGTCTTGTTTGGATATTCTGTCGCCATTTACTCGTACTACACCCAGATTCAGACGATGAGGAG CAGCCAGCCACCGTCTGAGAAGGCGGATGCAGAGAAGAAAGAGCTTGATGAGATCAGCAGGGATAAGCTGGAGCACACATCTTCCCCCGGACGATCAACCCACGTTCACAGCAACCCGCATTCATCTGCATCCTCGTCAGCTGAGGGTTCGCCATCAACCCACCACTAG